A region from the Manihot esculenta cultivar AM560-2 chromosome 13, M.esculenta_v8, whole genome shotgun sequence genome encodes:
- the LOC110630306 gene encoding uncharacterized protein LOC110630306 isoform X2, which yields MMRNQQQDQLSRIFFELSSLVLNLLRSPPLPIPLSDQSPAIPSDSSRRRSSAPPQISPAGFASLMLGISMALMLCGSVTFFIGFMLMPWILGLVMVFYVAGIVSTISMLGRSLFCYALAPSSPRKEIPGWKLL from the coding sequence ATGATGAGAAATCAGCAACAAGATCAGCTATCAAGGATTTTCTTCGAGCTCTCGTCTCTGGTTCTCAATCTGCTTCGTTCACCGCCTTTGCCGATCCCGTTATCTGACCAATCCCCAGCTATTCCATCGGATTCTTCGCGGAGGAGGTCATCGGCGCCGCCACAGATCTCGCCTGCGGGCTTCGCCTCGTTGATGCTGGGTATTTCGATGGCTTTGATGCTGTGTGGATCCGTGACGTTCTTTATTGGGTTCATGTTGATGCCTTGGATTCTTGGATTGGTTATGGTTTTTTATGTGGCTGGGATTGTTTCTACCATCTCCATGTTGGGCCGTTCACTTTTTTGCTACGCCTTGGCCCCATCGTCTCCAAGGAAGGAAATTCCTG
- the LOC110630306 gene encoding uncharacterized protein LOC110630306 isoform X1, with protein sequence MMRNQQQDQLSRIFFELSSLVLNLLRSPPLPIPLSDQSPAIPSDSSRRRSSAPPQISPAGFASLMLGISMALMLCGSVTFFIGFMLMPWILGLVMVFYVAGIVSTISMLGRSLFCYALAPSSPRKEIPEYYYYMDLLPFSPFCYRN encoded by the exons ATGATGAGAAATCAGCAACAAGATCAGCTATCAAGGATTTTCTTCGAGCTCTCGTCTCTGGTTCTCAATCTGCTTCGTTCACCGCCTTTGCCGATCCCGTTATCTGACCAATCCCCAGCTATTCCATCGGATTCTTCGCGGAGGAGGTCATCGGCGCCGCCACAGATCTCGCCTGCGGGCTTCGCCTCGTTGATGCTGGGTATTTCGATGGCTTTGATGCTGTGTGGATCCGTGACGTTCTTTATTGGGTTCATGTTGATGCCTTGGATTCTTGGATTGGTTATGGTTTTTTATGTGGCTGGGATTGTTTCTACCATCTCCATGTTGGGCCGTTCACTTTTTTGCTACGCCTTGGCCCCATCGTCTCCAAGGAAGGAAATTCCTG AGTATTACTATTACATGGATCTCTTACCATTTTCCCCGTTCTGTTACCGCAATTAA